The Caldisericia bacterium genomic sequence AAACTTTTCCTTGTTTACCAATAAATAAAGCCTGTTTTTCTTTAGATAGTTGTAATATGTTTACATAAACCTCTTCATCCTTTTCTCTAATTTCAAAATCAATTTTCTCCCCAAATTTTTCAAAAAAATATCCTAAAATTCCCTTAACAATTTTTGATGCATCTTTTTCGCCAAGTTTAACATTAAAGATTTTGTCCATCATTTCTTTATCTTACTCAATGCTTCTTGATATCTTTTATTTATAAAGAAATACTCAACAGTTGAAAAGATACTATAAAAAATCCAATATATTGAAATGGCACTTGGGAATGTTAGTGCCCAATAAGCAATTAGAATTGGAAACATTATCATAAAAATTCTTGCATTAGGATCTTTTCCACTTGATACCCATTGTTGTAAAAGAGTAGTTAACGCAACAAGAATTGGAATAAGATAAGTTGGGTCTGGTGCAGCAAGATTATTTATCCACAAAAATTTTTGATCTAGTAATTTAACATAACCATTTAGAGATGAAAAAAGAACAAGCAAAATTGGAAGAGGTAAAATTGACATTAAACACCCAGTTGTAGGGTTAATTCCATATTTTTTATACAATTTCATCTGTTCTTCTTGTGCTTTTCTTGGATCATCTTTATATTTTTTTTGAATTGCTTGAAGTTCAGGAGTTATCATTTGTGTTTTACTCATATTTCTAATCTGTTGTATTGTAAATGGAAGAATTATCAACTTTATTAAGAGGGTCAAGAATATAATTGCAATTCCATAATTTGGAATAATGCCATAAAAGAAATCAAGTATCCTTCTAACAAAATATACAAATGAATTACTCACAATATTTATTGTTGCACCCTCTTCTATGTTATACTCATTTCCACTAGCATCTTTATAATCAACCATAATTGGAATATTAAAACTTTTTGGTGTAACATTTTCGTTTGGTTTTAATCTTAACGTAAATGTTGCATTTTTCCCAGGTTGAAGTGATTCAAGATAAGTATTTTTTCCAGTTATGTATTCAGTAAAATAATCATTTTCTTTTATCTTTACTTTAATCTCTCTTGCTTCAGAATTTCCTGTGTTTTTTAAATTAACAGATAAGGCAATAAGAGTTTCATAAGTTGCTTTTACATTTGGAGTTGAAGAAAATTGAAGAAATCCACCTTTACCAACAATTTTTAATGGGAAATGAGATTTATAAAATTTCTTTAAACCACCTTCTTCGTACTCTATGCTTCCTAAAAATGTATATTCATCAAGTTTTATATCTTCTTTTAATCTTAAATTGAAAGTAACCTTTTTTTCTTCATCTTTTTTTATTGAATCTAATAATTTTTTTGTTTCTAATAACTCAAAAGGTCCAAAATCTGAAAAATTTGATAGTGACTCAATTTGAATTATTAAATTCTTTTTTTCCTCTCCAAGATTTTTCAGTGATAACTCAAAATAAAAATTATCACCAATGTTTTTCTTTTCAATTGGTGAAGTTGTTATTTTTAAATCTAGTTCTTTAAAAGTTGCTCCAGTAAATAAAATAAAAATTAATAATCCTAATAAAACTAAATACCTCTTCATCTTTCCTCCTCTATGGTACAGGATCTTCTCCACCTGGAAAGAAAGGATTGCATCTTAAAATCCTTTTCATTCCAAGAAAAAGACCCTTTAAAACTCCATATTTTTGTACTGCCTCAAATGTATATTGTGAACATGTTGGTGTAAATCTACATGAAGGTGGAAATAAAGGAGATATAAATTTTTGATAGAATTTAATTAGAAAAAGCACTGATTTTTTCATTATTGTATCTCCTTAAAAATTTTTCAAAATCATTCATAATTTCCTCTTTTTTCTTTTTTATAACAAAAGGTGGAATAATAATTGCTACCCATATTTTATCAAATAGATTTTGATATTTATAAAAAATTTCTCTTATAAACCTTCTCAATTTATTTCTTTCAACAGAACTTTTTGTTTTTATAGGTATAAAAGCTACTTTAAGGTCTTCTTTCTTCAAAATTATAAATGTAATATTTTTTTCTTTAAATTTTAATCCATTTTTCATTAATTCATCTATCTCTTTTTTGGAAAGTCTTTTTGCAAGTTTACCCATTATCTGGGTGTTAAAACCTTTCTCCCCTTCCTCCTCCTTCTTTTTATAACATTTCTACCGCCTGGTGTACTCATTCTCTTTAAAAATCCATGAACTTTCCTTCTTTTTCCTTTATGAGGGTGATATGTTGTTCTCATCTCTTATACCTCCTTTTAATCTTATGATACTGCTCTTAAAACCTCATTAACAAAATCATCTTCTGGTATTGCACCTTCAAACTCTATTTTATCATTAATTACTATTTTCGGCACTGCATAAACATTATATCTATCAGAAAGATTTGGAAATTCAGTTGCTTCAACCATATCAGCAACTATATTTTCATTTAAAAACGCTATTTTATGAGCGGTTCTCACAGCTCTTGGACAATATGGACAAGTTGGAGTAACAAAAACTTGAATATGAACTTTATCTTTTATTTCTTCTATTTTCTTTTTATTTTCCTCTTTAAAATCGATATTTCCAGTTGATATATCAATAATATCTTCTATAAAAGAGGTAAATTCATAACCAGCAGGAATACCAACATATCTTACTAAACCTTTATTTTTCCCAAGAAGAACTATGGTCGGTATCCTTTCAACTTTATATTGATCAAATATATCTTTATCTTTTCCAAGTTCATATATCTCAAGTTTTAATTTATCTGAAAGAGAAACTACATCAGTATAAATTTCTTCCGCCTCTTTACAATATCTACATTCATTATCTTCTGTTTCATCTGGAGTCCAGAGTCCTACTCCACTTTTTTTAAAAAATAAAATTCTAACATCATCTTTTAATTCATTATCAAATCTTTCTTTAATTATTTTTTTATCTTTTTCTTGAATAAGTCCCATATCTTATTCCTCCTTAATATGTTTCAAATTAGTTTTTAAATTATATCACAATATTGTTATAATTTTAATAACGGAGGGTAAGATGGAAGATAAATTAATAATGGTACTTACGACAATTGATGATATGGAAAAGGCTAAAAAACTTGCAAGGTTTATCGTGGATCAAAAGTTAGCAGCATGTGTTCAAATAACAGGGCCAATTCAAAGTATCTATTACTGGAGGGATAAAACTGAAGATACAAAAGAGTGGTTAATTTTAATCAAAACAAGAAAAAATTTATATGAAAAACTTGAAGAATTTATAATAAAACTACATCCTTATATTGTACCTGAAATTGTATCGTTTGATATTGAAAATTGTTTTAAAAAATATTTTGATTGGGTTTTTGAAGTAACAAGTAGAAGAGAAGAAAATGATTAAAATTATATTTATATTAATTATTCTAATATCTAATTTTTGGGATTTATTATTAAATAATTTAAATTTAAAACATTCTATAAAAAAGGGGAAAGATGTTCCTGATATTTTAAAAGACACTATAAAAGAAGAAACTCTTCAAAAAAGTATAAATTATCTCAAAGATAAAACAAATCTTTTAAATATTGAGATAATAATTAAAACTATTTTGATTATTATAGGTTTAATTTATATTTTTCCTTTTTTTGAAAATATCGCAATTAAAATTACCTATACTGAAAGTTTTAAAAATTACACATTTTATCAATCAATAATTTTCTTTTTATTAACTGGTGTTTATATCATTTTAATTGATCTTCCTTTTGACATCTTTTTTACATTTAAAATTGAGAAAAAATATGGTTTTTCAAAAATTTCACCTAAATTATATATTACCGACAAATTAAAAATTCTAATACTATCAATTATAATTGGCTTACCAATTCTATATATTTTCATAAACTTTATTTTAAAATTCAAACAATTTTTTATACCTCTTTCACTTATAATTATTGGAATAATATTTTTAATTAATATAATTTATCCTTCGTTAATTCTTCCACTTTTTTATAAATTTGAAAAATTAGAAGACGAAAATCTAAGGAACAAAATCTTAGATATTACTAAAAAAGTTAATCTTAAATTTGAGAATATTTACATTATGAATGCATCATCAAGGTCGACTCACACAAACGCTTTTTTCTCTGGTTTAGGAAAAACAAAGAAAATTGTTTTTTATGATACTCTTATAAAAAATCACACAGAAGAAGAAATTTTATCAATATTTGCACATGAACTTGGTCACTACAAAAAGGGGCATATTTTTAAATCTTTTATACTTACCTCAATTTTTACAATTTTTGTAATTTTTTTATTTAATTTATTAATAAATACAAAAGTTGCTGAAGTTTTTTATTCTTGTAATAATTGTATAGATTTAAAAATAATTTATACAGGAATATTTATATCTAGCATATTATTTCCTATTGAATTTTTAGTAAATTCAATCAGTAGGAAATTTGAGTTTGAATCTGATGAGTTTGCTGCAAAATTAACTAATAAAAATTCAATAATAGCTTCTTTGAAAAAAATTTTTAAAGAAAATTTATCAAATATTTTTCCACATCCACTTTTTTCAAAATTTAAATACACACACCCTCCTCCAATAGAAAGAATAGAGTATATAAATTCATTGACTTAGTATGTATAAAAAATTAAAATTTAATAAAATAAATTTCATTTAGGAGGTTATTATGAAGACTGAAAGTTTCAGAGGAAGAGATTGGATTACTGACCTTGAGTACACCAAAGAAGAACTTGAAACAATTCTTGAGGTTGCTTGGGATTTAAAAAGAAAAAGAGCAACTGGTGAACCACATGAACTATTAAAAGGAAAAACTCTTTTTATGATTTTTTATAACCAATCATTAAGAACAAGAAATTCTTTTGAAGCAGGAATGCACCAATTAGGAGGACATGCACATGATCTTAATCCTAAGCAGATTTACACCCCTGCTCTTCCTGGAAGAGAGGTTGCATATTCAACCGAAAGAGTCTCTGATGTTGCGAGAGTTTTATCTAGAATGGGTGAAGGAATTGCAATAAGATGTTATGGTGAACCAGTTGATTGGATTTACGGTGAAGCAAATAGAATGATAAGAGAATTTGCATATTGGGCAGATATTCCTGTAATTAATATGGAAGATGATATGTATCATCCATGTCAGGCAATGGCAGATATTATGACAATAATTGAAAAGAAAGGAAGAGATTTGAAAGGTAAGAAATTTGTAATGAGTTGGGCATATTCTCCATCAGTAGAAAAACCCCTTGCAGTTCCTCAAAGTGCTATTACAGTTGCATCAAAGTTTGGCTTAAATATAACTCTCGCACATCCTGAAGGTCTTGAACTTGATCCAAATGTAATTGAAGCAGTAAAAGAAAATGNNNNNNNNNNGCATTTAAAGATGCTGATATTGTTTATCCAAAATCATGGACGAGTAAACACTTTATACCTCCAGAAGTAGATAAACCGATGTTAGAAAAAACTCAAGAACTATTTGAGAAAAATAAACATTGGAAAACAACAAAAGAAATGATGAGACTAGCAAAAGAGGATGCTATATATATGCATTGTCTTCCAGCAGATAGGGGTTTTGAAGTAGATGATGATGTAATTGATGGTCCTCAATCAGTAGTTTTTGATGAAGCAGAAAATAGATTGCATGTTCAAAAAGCAATTATGGCTTTACTTATGAGGTAAATTTATGGAAATAAAAAATGAAGAGGTATTAAAAAAAGCAATAGATAGAGCAAAAGAGAGAAACATAATTATACCTACATATGAAGAAATGAGGGATCCAGATAAGATCCCTCAAAAAATTAAAGATGAATTAAAGAATATAGGGCTTTGGGATACTCATCCAAGAAATTTATTTAGAATAACATGGAAAAATGAACCAAAAAAATTTGGTGGTGGATTTAATGGAATAAATTTTATAGAATTCCCAAAAGAATTAACAGGAGTCAAAGCAAGAATAATTATTTTAATTGGAAAATGGTTTCCAACTGGGTCACATAAAGTTGGAGCCACATTTGGACCACTTGTCTCTCTTCTTGTAACAGGTCAATTTGATCCAACAAAACATAAGGCATTATGGCCTTCAACTGGAAATTATTGCAGAGGAGGTGTATTTAATTCAAACCTACTTGGTTGCAAAAGTATTGCTGTTTTACCTGAAGGAATGAGTAAAGA encodes the following:
- the yidC gene encoding membrane protein insertase YidC translates to MKRYLVLLGLLIFILFTGATFKELDLKITTSPIEKKNIGDNFYFELSLKNLGEEKKNLIIQIESLSNFSDFGPFELLETKKLLDSIKKDEEKKVTFNLRLKEDIKLDEYTFLGSIEYEEGGLKKFYKSHFPLKIVGKGGFLQFSSTPNVKATYETLIALSVNLKNTGNSEAREIKVKIKENDYFTEYITGKNTYLESLQPGKNATFTLRLKPNENVTPKSFNIPIMVDYKDASGNEYNIEEGATINIVSNSFVYFVRRILDFFYGIIPNYGIAIIFLTLLIKLIILPFTIQQIRNMSKTQMITPELQAIQKKYKDDPRKAQEEQMKLYKKYGINPTTGCLMSILPLPILLVLFSSLNGYVKLLDQKFLWINNLAAPDPTYLIPILVALTTLLQQWVSSGKDPNARIFMIMFPILIAYWALTFPSAISIYWIFYSIFSTVEYFFINKRYQEALSKIKK
- the yidD gene encoding membrane protein insertion efficiency factor YidD, whose translation is MKKSVLFLIKFYQKFISPLFPPSCRFTPTCSQYTFEAVQKYGVLKGLFLGMKRILRCNPFFPGGEDPVP
- a CDS encoding ribonuclease P protein component is translated as MGKLAKRLSKKEIDELMKNGLKFKEKNITFIILKKEDLKVAFIPIKTKSSVERNKLRRFIREIFYKYQNLFDKIWVAIIIPPFVIKKKKEEIMNDFEKFLRRYNNEKISAFSN
- the rpmH gene encoding 50S ribosomal protein L34, with amino-acid sequence MRTTYHPHKGKRRKVHGFLKRMSTPGGRNVIKRRRRKGRKVLTPR
- a CDS encoding thioredoxin family protein, whose protein sequence is MGLIQEKDKKIIKERFDNELKDDVRILFFKKSGVGLWTPDETEDNECRYCKEAEEIYTDVVSLSDKLKLEIYELGKDKDIFDQYKVERIPTIVLLGKNKGLVRYVGIPAGYEFTSFIEDIIDISTGNIDFKEENKKKIEEIKDKVHIQVFVTPTCPYCPRAVRTAHKIAFLNENIVADMVEATEFPNLSDRYNVYAVPKIVINDKIEFEGAIPEDDFVNEVLRAVS
- a CDS encoding divalent-cation tolerance protein CutA — protein: MEDKLIMVLTTIDDMEKAKKLARFIVDQKLAACVQITGPIQSIYYWRDKTEDTKEWLILIKTRKNLYEKLEEFIIKLHPYIVPEIVSFDIENCFKKYFDWVFEVTSRREEND
- a CDS encoding M48 family metallopeptidase; the encoded protein is MIKIIFILIILISNFWDLLLNNLNLKHSIKKGKDVPDILKDTIKEETLQKSINYLKDKTNLLNIEIIIKTILIIIGLIYIFPFFENIAIKITYTESFKNYTFYQSIIFFLLTGVYIILIDLPFDIFFTFKIEKKYGFSKISPKLYITDKLKILILSIIIGLPILYIFINFILKFKQFFIPLSLIIIGIIFLINIIYPSLILPLFYKFEKLEDENLRNKILDITKKVNLKFENIYIMNASSRSTHTNAFFSGLGKTKKIVFYDTLIKNHTEEEILSIFAHELGHYKKGHIFKSFILTSIFTIFVIFLFNLLINTKVAEVFYSCNNCIDLKIIYTGIFISSILFPIEFLVNSISRKFEFESDEFAAKLTNKNSIIASLKKIFKENLSNIFPHPLFSKFKYTHPPPIERIEYINSLT
- a CDS encoding ornithine carbamoyltransferase; protein product: AFKDADIVYPKSWTSKHFIPPEVDKPMLEKTQELFEKNKHWKTTKEMMRLAKEDAIYMHCLPADRGFEVDDDVIDGPQSVVFDEAENRLHVQKAIMALLMR